The DNA sequence GGCGATACCGTAGCTTCTCGCTGATCGGATAAACATACTTTGAGATAATTACGTTATTATGAACCGTTTGTATTCGTGCCGTATGTGTGAACCGGATAATTAGCTTCGTCAATTCTTCCTCAAGTGAGAAGAACCGCGCATGCATCAACGAATCGATTTGATagactaatctttttttttttttcctttttgatagACCAATCTTAACGGGCAAGCGTTTCTCTTCCGAATGCTATTACGAACGGTGACCAATTTGGTCCAACTGATGGCCCAAGGCCTTGTTGAAATGGGCTCCTGCTGATGCTGATTGAGGCCCATTTTTAGTTTAACGAATGGGAGGTGGATGGATGAATGCCTCACGTGATTCGTGTTTCCATCTGGCATGCAAAGCAAGAAATTTTCATCtggctccgtttattttataaaaaataaacgatttaaaacacatttattttataaaaatgacaGTTTATAtcatttataataataaaataaatgaaaaatatttttgttattcaCAAAaacatttagacataaattgttatgagtaatgaaaatatattttattgactaattattttgatcgATACGAGCGatccattttagaaaaatattttaaatatcattcgttttttttgcaaaacttgtgcaaaacaaacggacccTTAGTATGTAATCTATATTCAAAACGACATTATAACAAGATAACGTGTAATGAGAGAATAAGTATTGAACTTCTTCCCCTTCATTGGTAGGTGAATCATGTTTGATGCGCTTCTTCTAGACAAGCAGTCAAAGTAAAAGACAAGTATCAATGATAGGATAGGTCGAACGTCTAGCAATTGTTGTTATATAAGCTCATTTGGAATCGATCGACATTCCACATGCCCAAAAGAAAGACGAAATATctattattgactaattattttgatcgatacaagcgatcatttttagaaaaatattttaaaaatcattcattttttacgaaacttccgcaaaacaaacggacccTTAGTATGTAATCTATACTCAAAACAAGATTATAACAAGATAGCGTGCGATGAGAGAATGAGTATTGAACTTCTTCCCCTTCATTGGTAGGTGAATCATGTTTGATGCGCTTTTTCTAAACAAGTAGTCAAAGTAATAGACAAGTATCAATGATAGGATAGGTCTAACATCTAGCGATTGTTGTTATATAAGCTCGCTGGAATCCGGTCGACATTCCATAtgcccaaaaagaaagatgaaatgaACTTTTATTGCagcatttttctaaatttttagcaTGTTAaagatattttatgaaaaattacccataaaagtcctaaaattgtTAGtctttggccaatttaattataaacctttcatTTTCACTAGTTGAGTCCTCAATCTTTGTcactttgctaattgagtctatccgaacAATTTTAATCTAAAATCTCTTACTTGGACACCGGTGATGCCATTTAGGATAGTCGACGCtgacgttgataattttttataattttataatttgcaccttgtcttttctttttatttcttttttattttatttttctatgaaGTGCAACGAGGGTCGGTCATCCCTCGCCCTTTACTGGCGAGGTTGGCCAAGGACACTCACCGGGCTTggtaggaaaaaagaaaaaagaaagaaagaaaaataaaaaaaataaaaaaagagaaacaaatacaaaaaaactcaaaaaaaaaatttagtatgaAAATTGTTCACGCTAGCGTCGATTATACCACGTAAGGCGTGACGTCCAGGTTTGCAATTTGcagccaaaattagccagatagactcaattgacaaagtgttaaaaagtttagaacataattaacaaaatcgaaaggtttatgactgaattgttcaaagtacaataaatttataattatttggataattttctcatatGATTTATGATCTAAACTTGCTCAATATGGCCGAGCATCTCGGTTATAAAGATGTATATGTTTTGATTTCTTCACCCTCCGAACGAGTATACCCCATGATTTTGTTTTCGGGCTTTTTGTTATTTCTCTTGAGTACTTTTTTGGCCAACACAGTTTGACTCATAACAAATAATGACATCTTGATTTGCATACATTGCACATCACGTAATCCTAGATTTTGAAAAATCTAAATGCTTCTTTTGGTATTCGAATATAAGTGGCTgaatacctaaaaaaaattcgagttcGGTCTcaattccaccaaaaaaaatttattacaaaaaaatcctCCATTTTAAATCTAATCTTAATATTACCCTAgatttttttgtcccataaaaaatcattaatttttactTGAGTCTCACCCTGTTAATCctcagtttgatttttttttttttaatgatagaGAGATGCAAAACTCCCGACCGCGAGCTGTTCAAGTGTCCCGAGCTCTCCAACAACGTGAGATGGAAAACTCTTAAGCACGGGAGATTGAAGACTGAGCACAAAATCGAAAATCTCCGAGCGAAATGGAAGGAAAACTCTTCGAGAGCGAGAGCAATTGAAGAAAAGTAAACCTAATTGCTCTAGTTTTTACCCAAATTACATATCCAAGCAAACGCCCTTCGGATTGTCGTGAAAATTCATCTTCGAAGACGTACTCTTAGATATGAAATGTgagaaaaaaaactcaaacaacGACTTGGAAAATGTCATATCACTAAAGGCAATTTTTAATTCAGAGGATTAAAGGACCCAAATATGAGACTCTAGTAAAAGCTTGTAGTTTTTTAAGAAACAAGAAGAAGTTTAGGATAGAATATAGAATAGACCTAAAGTTAACGGTTTtcttatgaaacaaaaaaaaaaggatagaatTAAGACTTAATCAAAAGTTGGGGGGTTTTTGAAAGACGAAAAATTGTTTAAGATAGAATTTGATTGAACTTAAAAGTTGGAGTTTTTAAAGTTTATTAggccaaaaaaaattcctaaaaaaaaaaaagagggtagGATTcgcaagaaaaagcaaaaggcacaacggcctaatttttttttaatttttgaccaaaaatttttttaatttgtccagTTGTGATTTGGATATTTCCCCACAAGATGCCACCAGAAGCACCCGCTCACCACGAGATCGCCACGCGCCCGTCCCCACCACGCAATCCCATCCGTCCACGTTCCGTTCATCCAATGGCCTAAAACACCTCTCTCCCCATCtttatctcctcctcctccaccaccacaaAATACACAGTCACTCTTTCTCCTCCTCACTCCGTTTCTCTCCTCTCCCCTCGCAAAGTTTCCAGCTTTTACTGTCTCGATCGTCGATCCTCCCCTTCGAGATTTCTCGACCATGTTGCTCCGAGCAGCCcctgctttctctctcctcagcTCTCCCGGAGACGCCCTCTCTCCGCCGTTGCcgtctttttcttcctcttcttctccggcGAGCCCGCCGGCGCTTCGATTCTCGAGCGGCAGAAATGGAGGCTCGCTGGTGGTCTGTGCGAGCAAAGAGCAGAACAGCCGGCCGCTCACCGGCGTCGTGTTCCAGCCCTTCGAAGAGGTGAAGAAAGAGCTCGATCTCGTGCCCACCGTGCCTCAGGCCTCGCTCGCGCGCCAAAAGTTCGCGGACGAGTGCGAGGCTGCCATCAATGAACAGATCAAGTATGTTTCTTTTCGTATACGAACTTCTGTTAGGCTAATTTGGCTTTTGTTTCCGACTGTTCGACCTTGATGCCCGTCTTTCTTGTGTCATTTCAGTGTGGAGTACAATGTCTCGTACGTTTACCATGCCATGTATGCCTACTTTGATCGGGATAATGTTGCGCTCAAGGGACTTGCCAAGTAAATCTTTATCTCCTCTAATGATTTGAGCATTTCATTCGGGATTTGTCCGTATGGATTCCTTCTGATTCATGGTGTGGTATTACCCTTGATTAGATTTTTCAAGGAGTCGagcgaggaggagagagagcatGCTGAGAAGCTGATGGAATACCAGGTATTGAacagtttttaatttttgacgCTTCTTTACTTGGTTATGTGGTTTTGGATAACCTGGTCTTTATGACGGTGTGGAATAACATTAGAAAGATGACTTTTTGGGTTGCTTTTAATGGTCTAATTGTATAGAACAAACGAGGTGGAAAGGTAAAGCTGCAATCCATCCTGATGCCCCTTTCTGAGTTTGATCATGTGGAGAAGGGTGATGCACTTTATGGTGAGTTTGATGGCCCTCTTCCATCTTTAATGGTGTGAACTACGATGTAGGATGATCATCTTGTTACTATGATTTTCTTGCGATAGTTCTCGACTTTTATGATTCGTTATcattttctctttgattttcttgcaaAGGAATTTTGCTTTTATATAGCTTGCGTGATACTTTTTGGGAATTGGGCCgttctttttgcaatttttcgtGCAAGTTGcaatgaattggaaaaatggaaGTGACATTGCAAAGCTCAGACTCCCACATAGATAACCATCTCTTGACAGCATTTGTACAATTTGACTTGCTCAGCTTGTGAAATGAAGGGCTACTGATGGATGAGAATCTGTTGACTTCTTTGCCGAATTCATGTAATTTTCACTGTGAATGTTTAGCTAGAAAGCGGCAACTTATAAGATATTGTCTAGACACGTCATCATATATACATCGATGTAATGCTTATTTTTCCCGCAGCAAAGCCTTTTTATCAAATGTGTTTGGTGTCCTTGCTTTTCACCTTTGGTTTGCATCTGGTGCAAATTGATTGCCATATGTACCTGACCAGTTCATTCTTTTGATTCAGCAATGGAGCTCTCATTGTCTCTGGAGAAGCTAAATAATGAAAAGCTTCTGAATTTACACAGCGTACGAACCTTGATTTAGTTGGCATTTTATCAGCTCATAAAAATCAACGATGAGTCTTTTCTTTCAATTGGCTGATTAAAATTTCAACTCCATGTATATTTTCCTTGTACAAACAGGTGGCTGAGCGTAACCATGATGTGCAATTGACAGATTATGTTGAAAGTGAATTCTTGGCTGAGCAAGTAAGCGAGAACAAATTTCCAAATTCCATCCACATCTAAGTTGTGAACGTGTTTGTTATTTGAGACTATATATGACTAATTTGGCCCCATCTTATGTTGCCGGAAGGTGGAAGCCATAAAAAGGATTTCAGAATATGTTGCTCAACTCAGAAGAGTGGGCAAAGGACATGGTACAATCTCAGATACTGCTTTTTATTTCTCATCGAGTCATTTGTTTCCCATTTTCTCCTGTCCTAGTTTCACTGATGTCTTCCAAAATTGGGAAATATTCAGGAGTTTGGCACTTCGACCAAATGCTCCTCCGCGAGGAAGAAGCAGTGGCGTGATGAGGTTGCTTTCTCAATGCGGCCTGGGAGAAGGGCGAATGCAGGGTCCTTTTGTGCCCGTAGATCTTCGGTTGACATTTCTGGGTGGTTTATGAATGGTGTGATTTCTCAGATAGTTCTCATGTTAAAGATAGACGCAGTGCAGCTTTTCTTAAAAAACAGTGGATACGAATAAGAACAATTTTGTTTGTGGTTTTTTGAGCGTCGCTGGCCCTTCTTCATTGGAAATTTTTAGGTGGATCCCAGTACAAGTCTTAAAGACATAATAACGAATGACAAAAACCCGTGAGATTTCCATTTCCTTTCGAAATGGAGAATGCAGAGTGGGTTTTCGGTACAGATGGGGTGTCGTTAGTGTAGCCTTTTCAATTCGAGGGACCACGACATATTGGTGGCTAACGATTTGCCTGGATATCATATCATGGTTTCAAGAACCTCAATATGGCTATTATTAAACATGTCCTGTTGGGTATGCTTCATGGGGCCAATGTGGGGTTGCTGCTGCCTCTTTGGTTGTGGCTGCGGATGTCGATCGTGTCCTGAGATATGCCGTTCTGTGGATGAGAACCTTCGGATGTCGCTGTTTGTTACTTTCTGGGTCATGCTTCTTTTGAATTCTAACGAGGCAGGGTGCGAAATCGACCCATTTCCTAGGGCCATAACTCGAGTCGGCCTTTCAATTCTAAAAGCATGGTGAAGCAGCGATTGTCTCATGTGCATCGCCTGTGATCTTCCAGTGAAATAATAAGCCAACAGTGACTTGTGGCACACTGGTTGCTGCTGTGGTGCATTGCATGAGCTGCTAGTGAAACATGTCGCCCGTCACTTGCTTCTGCTTCTCAAATAACTACTTGGGAGAATTCTAAATAAGAGCTCGAACtatattcattttttcaattttcaaagaaaattgaaaaagaaaaacatttaaaaatatccttcaatcaggcctttctttgaaataatttaagcatttcaagtccttatttaacAAAAGGTCTAattcggactcttatttaagaaaatgaatgtatTTCGggtatttatttgaaattctctCTAACTACTTCGCAAACCAGCTAAACTGGCATATGATGATATGAATGGCCTCTTTGCGTGCCTCTCTTACACATTAAGCGAAAAACCTTTTCCCCATCTAAGAGAAAACTAACGTTGACTGCACAATCCATCATATTAGCTAGCCATTtaaggcttcatttatttcgtgaaaaataaataatataaaaaattttcaaaaaaatttactcaCTTGTAttgcgaaaatgtttagacatacaTTATTAATAATGAAtatcttttttattaattaattattttaagcgattaattttaagaaaatataatttttctgtcaatagaaaaatgctttctaaattatttatttctcacGAAATAAACTAAGCCCAATTAAACAGTCGAACAAGCAATTGCAAGTTGTGCAAATGAAGAGTCACGACCAACAATTGGTAAAATGTGGTCGAGTGAAGCCCAATTAAtacatttatattttctagagaATGCAACAAGAAGCCCGTCTAGCTCAGTCGGTAGAGCGCAAGGCTCTTAACCTTGTGGTCGTGGGTTCGAGCCCCACGGTGGGCGATTTTGCGCGGTTTTTCCTTCTTgtctctgtctttttttttttttgccccttttccCACCTATTATTTACATGTTTTAGTCAAGAGTGGAAGAGGAGTCGATTCAGACTTGTTCCGACAGTGGCAGCGGATCGTTAGACAAAACATGCCGGTTTGGCTTGGTTTGGTTTCGCAGGATGCCAGAGAAAGCTGAAGCTGCTGAAAACGAAGTACTTCCCGTCAAAAGATCAAACGAGTTGCACCTCCACTTTATGTCCTCTCGACGCATAGTCTTGACAAGGCTCACCATCGATTGGCGAGCATCCGACTACCCAGAGTTCAACCCAAATGGCTTTGATTTATATACAACCCAATCTCaaacatgcaatgcaaacaCCCCCCCGGGTCAGAGTCCTAAATACATATTTGAACTATCATCGTAATCTCCAAAAACTACAGAGAACAGACATAACAGTGGGAACGACAAGCATAGTCACAATGAGCCCGCACAAGCGAACGTCGAATGGTCTCCGATGAGCTTGCCGTCGGCGGCTTCCGCCTTCCTCGAGTAGCAAAAGAATTCATCTCTGAAGCTGTAGCTCTGCTTAGTGCCGGCTGTACCCGAGAGGACATTGTGATCCTTCACCTCCATCCAACCCCTAGAGTCCTGCACATTGCGAACCGAGCTCCGTAAATCCCCGTCGGAGTACCTCTGCATCAGCGCGTGCGAAAGGTTGGTCACCAGCACGTAAGTGTCTTTCTTAGACCCCGGTAGGGTCGAGGTGATCACGCGAAGCGGGTAGCTCCTCCTGACGACCGCGCGGGAGAGCGTGACTCCGGCTCCCTTCCTGATCCTGACTTCTCGCTTGGCCTTCATCTTCTGCTTAACAAGCTTATAGGTCCCATTACCAGTGAAGCTGATCGAGTTCTTGACTCTGTACTCCGTCGACACTATCGTGGTCAGATTCCCGGCGCTCGACTCGACCCAACCTGCAAACTGCGCCTTCCTCTTTGCCTTCACCTTGAAGGATCCATCGAGCTCTTTGAACTGCGATTCGCGCTCCACATTATGTGCGGGAGGGGTGTACGCCACGGACTTCGCTTGGACCCTCTTCGACCCGTGATCTAGCCACAGGTGCAAATTCGCATTAACGAGCCAATACGAAATCCCATTAGCGACCCCGATCGCCAATTCGTGTGCCTTACGATCTAAAAGCCTCCCGAGGAAAGGCGTCAACTCCATGTCGTAGGAAGGGAGGATGAATGCGCCGATCGCGACAATGGGCTCCCAGAACAAGGGGTTGATGCCTCCTGTGAACACGACCGGAAACGGAACCTCCGAGCCGACCAAATTCCCATCGATCATCACCAAGACCTCCCTGTAAGCTCCATTGCCGCGACCCGTCGTCAAGTTGTTCTCCCTGATGTACGAATCCGGAGGGTTCGAGTACCAGAACTCGTCGTTCCCGTGGAACGACACGCACAGCTCGAGAACCGCGCGAACCGTGTTCGCGGGAATCCGAATCGTCTTCGAATGCAAGTCCGACGCCCTCTCGATCCTGTACCAAGAACCtcgatctccatcatccgaCACAGGAAGGATCAGATCGGGCGGTGGCGAATTGTAATTCCACGTGGCAGCACCTAGAGTAGCTAAATTGACGCTATCTTCAGTTGCAGCTCCACTGTTCCCTCCGAATTCCTCCAATCCAAGCCCTGATTTCGAGCTCAATCCTCGATCGGAGAGCTGATTTGTCGAAACCCTCGGTCTATTGCCACCGTCCGAGGAGTAGAACAAAAGAGTGACGTTGACGTGGTAGATTCCGGTGAATTCGTCGTTGATGATGTTCTCCAACATCATGGTGACCTCGATGTTTGACCGGGACAGGAGAGAGGAGAACCTCGTTACGTCCTTCCGGACCCTCCAGAAGATGCCGTCCTCGTTGGGCTCGGCGGTGCTGGTGCGGAGGAGCTCGACGCCGCCGAGCCAGACGGCGGCGATGCGGTCGTACTGGTCGCCGCGGGAGGAGACGGAGAGCTCGAGGGCGACGGAGGACCAGGGCGGAGTGGGGCAGAGGGAGGGCGGGGGTGGGGAGTAGGGGGCGGAGAAGGGAGGGGAGTCGATGGTATTGGCAAAGGAATGGGCGACGATGCGGTGGGTGCAGGCGGGAGCGAGGAGGGAGGAAGGGAGGGGGTGGGTGAGCTCGATGTATTGCTGGGGcgagtgggagtgggagtgggagtgggCGGAGAGACAGGGCGGCTTGTGGTAGCGGTCGGGGAATGatccggctccggctccggcggcggcggtgaggaggaggaggagggggaggatgGCGGCTGTGGTGGTGGGCAGCTGCATTGTAGTTCGGCTTACTTTTCCGGACGTCGTTTCTGTGGGCTAATAAATGGAAGTCCTTACGAGACAAGTACACTACGAATACGGTAATTTTTGTATGGCGCTCTCACGAGTATTATAACTTGTTTTTTCGATTACTTGAATGCCacatcgaaaaaaaattattcacttaaatgttatttttggcaaaaatcgttcatttaagtgACACTTCGGATAAATCATCCTtcgtagattttttttataaataaatcaCTTTCGACGAATCATCATATGTggatattttattaatattttatttatttttcagctacatgtgaatttttttaaataaaaataaaaaattttgaattttttcttattatttatttattttgataatttttctttttattttttttggttccttttTTAGCCTTGGTCGGCAAGAATCACTGGCGACCCTTGTCGGCCTCGACCGGCCGGCCCATCGGTGAGGGTCGCCTCGCCCGGGGCCGGCAGGCCACAACGGCCTTGGATGACGGTCGCCGCGACCTCGCCGGTCCCGGGCGAGGCAACCCTCGCCTCTAGGGTCGTTGATCGAGGTCGCCGGGGCCATCGCCTACCGTCGTCGAGGCCGCAACTGCCCTTGCTCCTGGGGTCGCCGATTGTGGGCGGCGAAGGTTGTCGATCGTAGCCGGCGAAGGTCGCCGGTGACCCTCGGCGGCCAAGGGagcaaaaaaccaaaagaaaaaaaaattgcaaaataaataaaaagaattaggaaaaaaatttcacatgtacattaaaatattcaataaaatcattttatcggtgccacgtcaacttttccggcgtccataTCAACGATATCACTTGAGTGATCtgttttttaaagttatggcactcaagtaatagaaaaaaaggttatgacactcgagtgagcgccgtacaaaagttatggcactcataaTATACTTATCATGGTCCTTTCAACTTTGTTAACGAGGAAGATGAGTTGGTACGGACAGAAACTTCGTGTTCCGTTTACCTTTGGGCTCAACTTTCGAATACTTCGTCTcgcctactttttttttttttttccttttaagtttCACTTTTTAGTTGCTGGAGAGTTAGAAATTTCGTcaatttctcaaatcaaagataaATCACTCACTTAGATTCTTCCTCTTCTCCGAATTAGAAGGATTAAGTTGAGTTGAATCAATGAAGCACGCATCCACAAACATGTTATACGTTTTGTTCGCACTTTATTTACTTATAAGTGAGGAGCTTAAACCCGACTAAACAAGTGAGTACCAATTTTGATAAGTAGGTTGAATTTGTAatgtattttagtaatatggtaTGAACGGGTATGAGTACGAGTCAAAATGGGttaagtgtactaatttgggaaAGACCATTTTCGATCCGACTTGATTCATCTATTTGATGGCCCTAGATATTAGTATATAGTTTTGATTAATAATGTAGCTTGAAATTCATTAGAAAAAGATCAACACGGGTACGTTTAGTCCAAGGCATGGACTGCCCACGCGACTTCCTTCTGCCGAACTTCAAGTAAACTTTAGCTGATTACTTGATTTTACATGTGTAACTTCCATCTGTCGCGTTGGTTTTGGTCTAATGTTCTGACATGGTTTACCAAAATGATTACAGGAGCAAATGCTTTCCTACTTCGTTGATGTGGAAGGAGCACCGACAACTTCTGAAGAAATGGCTCCTCTCCTCAAAAGCAGCTCCACAATCTCCTGGTATCCCATGACTCTAGCTATGTACAGCGGGGTCGCCCCGCTGTCGCTCGCGGCGTTCACGTTCGCCCCCTTGTCGATCAATGCCTCCGTCGTCTCGACGCTCCCGCACTCCACCGCCAGATGCATGGG is a window from the Rhodamnia argentea isolate NSW1041297 chromosome 8, ASM2092103v1, whole genome shotgun sequence genome containing:
- the LOC115748130 gene encoding ferritin-3, chloroplastic-like, whose product is MLLRAAPAFSLLSSPGDALSPPLPSFSSSSSPASPPALRFSSGRNGGSLVVCASKEQNSRPLTGVVFQPFEEVKKELDLVPTVPQASLARQKFADECEAAINEQINVEYNVSYVYHAMYAYFDRDNVALKGLAKFFKESSEEEREHAEKLMEYQNKRGGKVKLQSILMPLSEFDHVEKGDALYAMELSLSLEKLNNEKLLNLHSVAERNHDVQLTDYVESEFLAEQVEAIKRISEYVAQLRRVGKGHGVWHFDQMLLREEEAVA
- the LOC115748092 gene encoding peptide-N4-(N-acetyl-beta-glucosaminyl)asparagine amidase A; this encodes MQLPTTTAAILPLLLLLTAAAGAGAGSFPDRYHKPPCLSAHSHSHSHSPQQYIELTHPLPSSLLAPACTHRIVAHSFANTIDSPPFSAPYSPPPPSLCPTPPWSSVALELSVSSRGDQYDRIAAVWLGGVELLRTSTAEPNEDGIFWRVRKDVTRFSSLLSRSNIEVTMMLENIINDEFTGIYHVNVTLLFYSSDGGNRPRVSTNQLSDRGLSSKSGLGLEEFGGNSGAATEDSVNLATLGAATWNYNSPPPDLILPVSDDGDRGSWYRIERASDLHSKTIRIPANTVRAVLELCVSFHGNDEFWYSNPPDSYIRENNLTTGRGNGAYREVLVMIDGNLVGSEVPFPVVFTGGINPLFWEPIVAIGAFILPSYDMELTPFLGRLLDRKAHELAIGVANGISYWLVNANLHLWLDHGSKRVQAKSVAYTPPAHNVERESQFKELDGSFKVKAKRKAQFAGWVESSAGNLTTIVSTEYRVKNSISFTGNGTYKLVKQKMKAKREVRIRKGAGVTLSRAVVRRSYPLRVITSTLPGSKKDTYVLVTNLSHALMQRYSDGDLRSSVRNVQDSRGWMEVKDHNVLSGTAGTKQSYSFRDEFFCYSRKAEAADGKLIGDHSTFACAGSL